The following coding sequences lie in one Lolium perenne isolate Kyuss_39 chromosome 2, Kyuss_2.0, whole genome shotgun sequence genomic window:
- the LOC127334357 gene encoding splicing factor-like protein 1 — MDSAETLARSPSREPSSDPPRDASSEPHHNGSAAGAPEADSSSRRRRRSRWEQSNDDSGANSGGEGGAGRKRKSRWAEEEPRPAIALPDFMKDFAAEMDPEVHNLNSRLLEISRLLQSGLPLDDRPEGARSPSPEPIYDNLGIRINTREYRARERLNRERQEIISQLIRRNPAFKPPADYRPPKLHKKLYIPMKEYPGYNFIGLIIGPRGNTQKRMEKETGAKIVIRGKGSVKEGKLLQKRDLKPDPSENEDLHVLVEADTAEALEAAAGMVEKLLTPVDEVLNEHKRQQLRELAALNGTIRDDEFCRTCGEPGHRQYACPNRSSTFKSEVQCKICGDGGHPTIDCPVKGTSGKKMDDEYQNFLAELGGSAPESMNKSGGPMLAITGGGGGGGGSGSTSPWTPGGGAATPGANGIKKDYDETNLYIGYLPPMFDDSGLISLFSQFGEIVMAKVIKDRNTGQSKGYGFVKYADVSQANAAIAAMSGYHLEGRTIAVRVAGKPPQPAAPPGPPMYHSADPSAGGYNSQPYMGGHPPPPPPQGNYAPAPWGQPPPYASYPPPPPPGMYNPAPGQTAPPPYGMQYPPPPAPVPPPGTTASADGAQNYPPGVTPPSSGAPTQPVPAPGYGTSGAQNMPHMYPPPPYSYAPYYQSVPPPPPPPASVDPSQSIATAPWATHNAPPPPPPASVDPSQSIATAPWATHNAPPPPPPVDSSQSNSSAPWANHNAPPPPPPLSSSIEQPPAPYGADAEYEKFMSEMK; from the coding sequence ATGGATTCCGCCGAAACCCTAGCCCGCTCCCCATCCCGGGAGCCCTCCTCCGACCCGCCCCGCGACGCCTCCTCCGAGCCCCACCACAACGGCTCTGCCGCCGgcgcccccgaggccgactcgtcctcgcgccgccgccgccgcagccgatgGGAGCAGTCCAACGACGACTCGGGCGCCAACTccggcggcgagggcggcgcgggccGCAAGCGCAAGTCGCGGTGGGCCGAGGAGGAGCCCCGCCCGGCCATCGCGCTCCCGGATTTCATGAAGGACTTCGCCGCCGAGATGGATCCCGAGGTGCACAACCTCAACTCGCGCCTCCTCGAGATCTCGCGCCTGCTGCAGTCGGGCCTGCCCCTCGACGACCGCCCCGAGGGCGCGCGCTCGCCCTCCCCCGAGCCCATCTACGACAACCTCGGCATCCGCATCAACACCCGCGAGTACCGCGCCAGGGAGCGCCTCAACCGCGAGCGCCAGGAGATCATCTCCCAGCTCATCCGCCGCAACCCCGCCTTCAAGCCCCCCGCCGATTACCGCCCGCCCAAGCTCCACAAGAAGCTCTACATCCCCATGAAGGAGTACCCGGGCTACAACTTCATTGGCCTCATCATCGGCCCCCGCGGCAACACGCAGAAGCGGATGGAGAAGGAGACGGGGGCCAAGATTGTAATCCGAGGGAAGGGCAGCGTCAAGGAGGGTAAGCTGCTGCAGAAGAGGGACCTCAAGCCAGATCCCAGTGAGAACGAGGACCTTCATGTGCTCGTTGAGGCCGACACCGCCGAGGCGTTGGAGGCAGCTGCGGGCATGGTGGAGAAGCTGCTTACCCCCGTGGATGAAGTGCTCAATGAGCACAAGCGGcagcagctgcgggagcttgCAGCGCTCAACGGGACGATTAGGGATGATGAGTTCTGCAGGACTTGCGGCGAGCCGGGTCACCGCCAGTATGCCTGCCCTAATAGGTCATCAACTTTTAAGAGCGAGGTGCAGTGTAAGATCTGCGGTGATGGTGGACACCCGACGATTGATTGTCCAGTCAAGGGTACATCCGGGAAAAAGATGGACGATGAGTACCAGAACTTCCTTGCTGAGCTTGGAGGGAGTGCACCTGAGTCGATGAATAAGTCTGGTGGTCCGATGCTGGCTATaacaggtggtggtggtggcggcggcggcagtgGCAGTACCTCGCCGTGGACTCCAGGTGGTGGTGCAGCAACACCAGGAGCAAATGGGATCAAGAAGGATTATGACGAGACCAATCTTTATATCGGCTACTTGCCGCCTATGTTTGATGATTCAGGGCTTATCAGTCTGTTCTCTCAGTTTGGGGAGATTGTCATGGCAAAGGTTATCAAGGATCGTAACACGGGGCAGAGCAAAGGATATGGATTTGTGAAATATGCAGATGTCTCCCAGGCTAATGCTGCAATTGCTGCGATGAGTGGTTACCATCTTGAGGGGAGAACTATCGCGGTTAGAGTTGCAGGCAAGCCACCACAGCCGGCTGCTCCCCCTGGCCCACCAATGTACCACTCTGCAGATCCTTCTGCTGGTGGTTACAACTCGCAGCCCTACATGGGAGgacatccaccaccaccacctcctcaagGTAACTATGCTCCAGCACCTTGGGGGCAACCACCACCTTATGCTTCATaccctccaccgccaccgccaggcATGTACAATCCTGCACCAGGCCAGACTGCTCCACCTCCATATGGTATGCAGTACCCACCACCACCAGCTCCGGTACCTCCACCAGGCACTACTGCATCAGCTGATGGAGCGCAGAACTACCCTCCGGGTGTGACGCCACCAAGTTCTGGTGCACCTACTCAGCCTGTACCAGCTCCAGGATATGGAACCTCTGGTGCACAAAACATGCCTCATATGTACCCTCCACCACCTTATAGTTACGCCCCATATTATCAATCTGTGCCCCCGCCTCCGCCACCACCAGCTAGTGTTGATCCGTCGCAAAGCATTGCAACAGCACCTTGGGCCACCCACAATGCACCGCCTCCGCCACCACCAGCTAGTGTCGATCCGTCACAAAGCATTGCAACAGCACCTTGGGCCACCCACAATGCaccgcctccaccaccaccggttGATTCCTCGCAGAGCAATTCAAGTGCACCTTGGGCCAATCACAatgcaccgccgccaccacctcctCTGTCATCTTCCATTGAACAACCCCCTGCTCCCTATGGTGCTGATGCAGAGTATGAAAAATTTATGTCAGAAATGAAATGA